The following coding sequences lie in one Arachis hypogaea cultivar Tifrunner chromosome 9, arahy.Tifrunner.gnm2.J5K5, whole genome shotgun sequence genomic window:
- the LOC112711660 gene encoding uncharacterized protein encodes MPNKLSNSLNDINKRTKKESCIEKLEKHIVQNPSDRVGNSMAQFEDLPDEDPEEEELCEELEEDPEEESAEEVEDDPHKESAEELEEDPEEELVEEDPEEESTEEVEEDPNEESAKELEQDPQQESVEELEEDPEEESAEELEEDQEEESAEELEEDVQEESAKELEEDPEEESVEEVEEDVQEESAKELEEDPEEESVEEVEEDVQEESAEELEEDPEEESAEELEKDPEEESTEELEEDPEEDLVVNIKWEGASCNEVPLLSQASYQSPKKCKQEGMQSQNLEPEASRLELSSDKSISVATTDKVGSKEEVSGRSAKQRRSRWEPQPRGNGTNDDLTCKRRKTRWSSEETQMKMLGPLQLPNLNIISKLMTLNPDFNPPPEYKPPKLFKKLYIPVKEYPEYNFIGLIIGPRGNTQKKMEKESGATILLRGKGSSKATSKCDSEEEDLHVLIEADNQKSLDAAVGMVEKLLIPVEEGQNEHKREQLKELAQLKATRRDENVCSVCGDKGHRHYACPNLSSTFNFDLFDTGCSSSISIPTYPATALFPPNSNFPCGSGTSLNSVQNRQIRPGKEINDKNLYVGYLPPSIDNNRLTELFSPFGKITEADVIKDRTTGISKGYGFVKFEDSQDAALAITHLNGFRIDGKFLKVRIAGLQANNETPSLNPIPQIPLPATVSTNVIHQTNLSDPLHFMLPEYQSSFHDSSSTNMFSCNINSEDGDPLKVNALPFTPPRNTLITPHPGYSGNFSDQSLFSSKDSTEHFPGDPGNLGNFSPFL; translated from the coding sequence ATGCCAAATAAGTTAAGCAACAGCTTGAATGACATTAATAAAAGAACAAAGAAGGAATCATGCATTGAGAAATTGGAGAAACACATTGTTCAGAATCCTTCGGACAGGGTTGGCAACTCAATGGCTCAATTTGAAGACCTCCCAGACGAAGATCCGGAAGAGGAGGAATTGTGTGAGGAGCTAGAGGAAGATCCAGAGGAGGAATCGGCTGAGGAAGTAGAGGATGATCCACACAAGGAATCAGCTGAGGAACTGGAGGAAGATCCAGAGGAGGAATTAGTTGAGGAAGATCCAGAAGAGGAATCAACTGAGGAAGTAGAGGAAGATCCAAACGAGGAATCAGCCAAGGAACTGGAGCAAGATCCCCAGCAGGAATCAGTTGAGGAACTTGAGGAAGATCCAGAGGAGGAATCAGCTGAGGAACTGGAGGAAGATCAAGAGGAAGAATCAGCTGAGGAACTGGAGGAAGATGTACAGGAGGAATCAGCCAAGGAACTGGAGGAAGATCCAGAGGAGGAATCAGTTGAAGAAGTAGAGGAAGATGTACAGGAGGAATCAGCCAAGGAACTGGAGGAAGATCCTGAGGAGGAATCAGTTGAAGAAGTAGAGGAAGATGTACAGGAGGAATCAGCCGAGGAACTGGAGGAAGATCCCGAGGAGGAATCAGCTGAGGAACTGGAAAAAGATCCAGAGGAGGAATCAACTGAGGAACTAGAGGAAGATCCTGAAGAGGATCTAGTAGTAAACATCAAGTGGGAGGGTGCATCATGTAATGAAGTTCCATTATTATCCCAGGCATCGTATCAATCACCGAAGAAATGCAAGCAGGAGGGAATGCAAAGCCAAAATTTAGAACCAGAAGCTTCTCGACTGGAACTCAGTAGTGACAAGTCAATTTCTGTGGCAACTACCGATAAAGTTGGTTCCAAAGAAGAAGTTTCAGGAAGGTCGGCAAAACAAAGGCGTAGTAGATGGGAACCACAACCTCGTGGAAATGGAACGAATGATGATCTGACTTGCAAAAGGAGGAAAACCAGGTGGTCTAGTGAAGAAACTCAAATGAAAATGCTGGGTCCACTTCAGCTTCCTAACTTAAATATCATATCTAAGTTGATGACATTAAACCCAGATTTTAACCCTCCTCCTGAATACAAGCCCCCAAAGCTCTTCAAAAAGCTTTACATACCAGTGAAAGAATATCCAGAGTACAATTTCATTGGACTTATTATTGGTCCTCGTGGAAACACACAGAAGAAGATGGAAAAAGAATCTGGGGCTACAATTCTTCTAAGAGGTAAAGGCTCCTCAAAAGCAACTAGCAAATGTGACTCTGAGGAAGAAGATTTACATGTTTTAATAGAAGCTGACAACCAAAAATCACTGGATGCAGCAGTTGGCATGGTTGAAAAACTGCTAATTCCAGTTGAAGAAGGACAAAATGAGCACAAGCGAGAACAGTTAAAGGAGCTGGCTCAACTGAAAGCAACACGGAGAGATGAAAATGTGTGCAGTGTGTGTGGTGATAAGGGACACAGACATTATGCATGCCCTAACCTTAGTTCAACTTTTAATTTCGATTTATTTGACACTGGTTGTAGCAGCAGCATTTCAATCCCAACTTATCCTGCTACTGCATTGTTTCCACCAAACAGTAACTTTCCATGCGGATCTGGAACTAGTCTTAATTCAGTGCAGAATAGACAAATAAGGCCTGGAAAGGAAATAAACGACAAAAACCTTTATGTTGGTTATTTGCCGCCATCAATTGACAATAATAGATTGACTGAGCTGTTCTCCCCATTTGGTAAGATCACTGAAGCTGATGTTATTAAGGATCGAACCACTGGCATCAGTAAAGGTTATGGCTTTGTCAAATTTGAAGATTCCCAGGATGCAGCTTTAGCTATAACGCATCTAAATGGTTTCAGAATTGATGGAAAGTTTTTGAAAGTGAGGATAGCCGGACTGCAGGCAAATAATGAAACCCCAAGTCTAAACCCTATTCCTCAGATACCATTGCCTGCAACTGTCTCCACAAATGTCATTCACCAAACGAATCTTTCTGATCCATTACATTTCATGCTGCCAGAATACCAATCTTCATTTCATGACAGCAGTAGCACAAATATGTTTTCATGTAATATCAACTCAGAGGATGGTGATCCTCTGAAGGTAAATGCTTTGCCCTTTACTCCTCCAAGAAACACTTTGATCACTCCCCATCCAGGTTATTCTGGCAACTTTTCAGATCAAAGTTTGTTCTCATCAAAAGATTCAACCGAACATTTTCCTGGTGATCCAGGCAATCTTGGTAATTTCAGTCCTTTCTTATGA